A single region of the Lycium barbarum isolate Lr01 chromosome 2, ASM1917538v2, whole genome shotgun sequence genome encodes:
- the LOC132628616 gene encoding uncharacterized protein LOC132628616: MEKYGVKHRVATPYHPQTSRQVEVSNREIKSILAKTVNANRTNWSLKLDDALWAYRTALKTPIGTSPYRLKLFPGKLKSKWSGLFALVSVSHNGSMELKSKDGTRTFKVNGHRVKHYHWMVDEDKIVDAQQLKHGTGP; this comes from the exons atggagaagtatggagtgaagcatagggtggcaactccttaccatCCCCAAACTAGTaggcaagtcgaagtctccaatcgAGAGATAAAGAGTATCTTAGCCAAGACAGTTAATGCGAATAGAACCAATTGGTCATtaaagcttgatgatgctctttgggcttatagaacgGCACTCAAGACTCCTattggtacttctccttatcg gttgaagctctttccggGCAAATTGAAATCTAAGTGGTCTGGCCTTTTTGCTTTGGTGAGTGTTTCACACAATGGTTCGATGGAATTGAAGTCCAAAGATGGAACTCGTACTTTCAAGGTGAATGGccatcgggtaaagcactaccattggatggttgatgaGGATAAGATTGTTGATGCTCAGCAGTTGaaacatggcaccggaccttGA